From a region of the Salvelinus alpinus chromosome 2, SLU_Salpinus.1, whole genome shotgun sequence genome:
- the LOC139542214 gene encoding zinc finger protein ZFP2-like, translating to MSTPARLKVEVDPLADQTMSTPARLKVEVDPLADQTMSTPARLKVEVDPLADQTMSTPARLKVEVDPLADQTMSTPARLKVEVDPLADQTMSTPARLKERDQTLLLTAGRVLQENQTQRHPNQQDDITAPSVERVVLTGEIRDYRGSSGEPQQQHDAEEAEKSLSTSEHLKKHQWRPTGKKSHRCSDCGKRFTSSGIKIHQRIHTGEKSFSCGQCGKSFSTSGSLTLHQRTHTGEKPYSCGQCGKSFGQSCHLVSHQRTHTGEKSYSCGQCGKSFSTSGSLTLHQRTHTGEKPYSCGQCGKSFGQSCHLVSHQRTHTGEKPYSCDQCGKSFTRSGHLTVHQRIHTGEKPYSCDQCGKSFAASITLTQHQRTHTGEKPYSCDQCAKSFIQSGHLTVHQRIHTGEKPYSCDQCGKSFAASITLTRHQRTHTGEKSYSCGQCGKSFSSSSCLTIHHRTHTGEKPYSCDQCGKSFRQSGDLTVHQRTHTGEKPFSCDQCGKSFVRSGHLTVHQRTHTGEKRLSCDQR from the exons ATGTCAACACCTGCTAGACTTAAGGTAGAAGTGGATCCCCTGGCAGATCAAACCATGTCAACACCTGCTAGACTTAAGGTAGAAGTGGATCCCCTGGCAGATCAAACCATGTCAACACCTGCTAGACTTAAGGTAGAAGTGGATCCCCTGGCAGATCAAACCATGTCAACACCTGCTAGACTTAAGGTAGAAGTGGATCCCCTGGCAGATCAAACCATGTCAACACCTGCTAGACTTAAGGTAGAAGTGGATCCCCTGGCAGATCAAACCATGTCAACACCTGCTAGACTTAAG gagagagaccagactctcCTTCTGACAGCAGGAAGAGTCCTTCAGGAGAACCAGACCCAGAGACATCCAAACCAGCAGGACGAcatcactgctcccagtgtggaaagagttgtactca caggagagatacgggactatcgtggatcatctggggagcctcaacaacaacatgatgctgaagaggcagagaagagtctctccacatcagaacacctcaagaaacaccagtggagacccacagggaagaaatctcaccgctgctctgactgtgggaagagattcacctcatcaggcattaaaattcatcagagaatccacacaggagagaaatcttttagctgtggtcaatgtggaaagagtttttcaacatctggctctctgactctgcaccagagaacacacacaggagagaaaccttatagctgtggtcaatgtgggaagagttttggtcaatcttgccatctggtatcacaccagagaacacacacaggagagaaatcttatagttgtggtcaatgtggaaagagtttttcaacatctggctctctgactctgcaccagagaacacacacaggagagaaaccttatagctgtggtcaatgtgggaagagttttggtcaatcttgccatctggtatcacaccagagaacacacacaggagagaaaccttatagctgtgatcaatgtgggaagagttttactagatctggccatctgactgtacaccagagaatacacacaggagagaaaccttacagctgtgatcaatgtgggaagagttttgctgcatctataactctgactcaacaccagagaacacacacaggagagaaaccatatagctgtgatcaatgtgcgAAGAGTTTTATTCAATCTGgacatctgacagtgcaccagagaatacacacaggagagaaaccttacagctgtgatcaatgtgggaagagttttgctgcatCTATAACTCTGActcgacaccagagaacacacacaggagagaaatcttatagctgtggtcaatgtgggaagagtttttcttcttctagctgtctaactatacaccatagaacacacacaggagagaaaccttatagctgtgatcaatgtgggaagagttttaggcaatctggagatctgacagtgcaccagagaacacacacaggagagaaaccgtttagctgtgatcaatgtgggaagagttttgttcgatctggccatctgacagtacaccagagaacacacacaggagagaaacgtcttagctgtgaccagagataa